One stretch of Mus pahari chromosome 5, PAHARI_EIJ_v1.1, whole genome shotgun sequence DNA includes these proteins:
- the Rgs1 gene encoding regulator of G-protein signaling 1 yields the protein MRAAAISMPRLDKMPGMLFSASPKDSQEHSHSLLDDKKQKKRPKTFGMDVKTYLRSMIPHLESGMKSAKSKDILSAEEVMQWSQSLEKLLANQTGQNVFGKFLKSEFSEENIEFWLACEDYKKTETDLLYNKAENIYKAFVHSDAAKQINIDFHTRESTAKKIKTPTPTSFDEAQKVIYTLMEKDSYPRFLKSNIYLNLLNDLQANTLK from the exons ATGAGAGCGGCAGCGATCTCCATGCCAAGGTTGGACAAAATGCCAGGAATGCTCTTCTCTGCTAGCCCAAAGGATTCACAAGAACACAGCCATTCTCTTCTAGAtgacaaaaagcagaaaaagaggcCAAAGACTTT TGGAATGGACGTGAAAACATACCTGAGATCTATGATCCCACATCTGGAATCTGGGATGAAATCGGCCAAGTCCAAAGACAT ACTTTCTGCTGAAGAAGTAATGCAGTGGTCTCAGTCGCTGGAAAAACTCCTTGCCAACCAGA CAGGTCAAAATGTCTTTGGAAAATTTCTAAAGTCTGAATTCagtgaagaaaatattgaattcTGGTTGGCTTGTGAGGACTATAAGAAAACAGAGACTGATCTTTTGTATAACAAAGCAGAGAATATATATAAAGCATTTGTGCATTCAGATGCTGCGAAACAA ATAAATATTGACTTTCATACTCGAGAATCAACAGCCAAGAAGATTAAAACACCAACTCCCACATCTTTTGATGAAGCACAAAAAGTCATATATACACTCATGGAAAAGGATTCTTATCCCAGATTCCTGAaatcaaatatttacttaaaCCTTCTAAATGACCTTCAGGCGAATACCTTAAAGTGA